A single Brassica rapa cultivar Chiifu-401-42 chromosome A04, CAAS_Brap_v3.01, whole genome shotgun sequence DNA region contains:
- the LOC103865878 gene encoding AUGMIN subunit 1 isoform X1, with protein sequence MWSLLQLKFLLNVRDTEMSSFLVAMGDVSLRKTGVEEKRDKAKKESDVLLEYTRKAIQRLTYLKKILAQLEEDVVPCESQMENWKTNLEVMAAKEDQYIQQYKKYEDKALAALAIEDKKRQFAAAEKYLEEVLQSALETNDE encoded by the exons ATGTGGTCTCTTCTTCAGCTCAAGTTCTTGTTGAACGTTAGAGACACTGAGATGAGCAG TTTCCTTGTTGCGATGGGAGATGTTTCTCTGAGGAAGACTGGAGTTGAGGAGAAGAGGGATAAAGCAAAGAAGGAGTCTGATGTGCTGCTTGAGTATACGAGGAAAGCGATTCAGAGGCTGACGTATTTGAAGAA AATCCTTGCGCAGCTAGAAGAAGATGTGGTCCCTTGTGAGTCACAGATGGAGAATTGGAAAACGAATTTGGAAGTAATGGCGGCTAAGGAGGATCAGTATATACAGCAGTACAAGAAGTATGAG GACAAAGCTCTGGCTGCACTAGCAATCGAGGACAAGAAGAGACAGTTTGCAGCCGCGGAGAAGTATTTAGAAGAAGTATTACAATCTGCCCTTGAGACAAACGATGAGTGA
- the LOC103865878 gene encoding AUGMIN subunit 1 isoform X2 — protein MCLCSFLVAMGDVSLRKTGVEEKRDKAKKESDVLLEYTRKAIQRLTYLKKILAQLEEDVVPCESQMENWKTNLEVMAAKEDQYIQQYKKYEDKALAALAIEDKKRQFAAAEKYLEEVLQSALETNDE, from the exons ATGTGTTTGTGTAGTTTCCTTGTTGCGATGGGAGATGTTTCTCTGAGGAAGACTGGAGTTGAGGAGAAGAGGGATAAAGCAAAGAAGGAGTCTGATGTGCTGCTTGAGTATACGAGGAAAGCGATTCAGAGGCTGACGTATTTGAAGAA AATCCTTGCGCAGCTAGAAGAAGATGTGGTCCCTTGTGAGTCACAGATGGAGAATTGGAAAACGAATTTGGAAGTAATGGCGGCTAAGGAGGATCAGTATATACAGCAGTACAAGAAGTATGAG GACAAAGCTCTGGCTGCACTAGCAATCGAGGACAAGAAGAGACAGTTTGCAGCCGCGGAGAAGTATTTAGAAGAAGTATTACAATCTGCCCTTGAGACAAACGATGAGTGA
- the LOC103865880 gene encoding regulatory protein NPR5, with protein sequence MSSLEESLRSMSLDFLNLLINGQAFSDVTFSVEGRLVHAHRCILAARSLFFRKFFCGTDQPQSCIDPTRHGSVPASPTRGSQAPAGVIPVNSVGYEVFLLLLQFLYSGQVSIVPQKHEPRPNCGERGCWHTHCSAAVDLALDTLAASRYFGVEQLALLTQKQLASMVEKASIEDVMKVLIASRKQDMQQLWSTCSHLVAKSGLPPEILAKHLTIDVVAKIEEIRLKTSISRRSLMPHNHHHDLTVAQDLEDQKIRRMRRALDSSDVELVKLMVMGEGLNLDESLALHYAVESCSREVVKALLELGAADVNYPAGPAGKTPLHIAAEMVSPDMVAVLLDHHADPNVRTVGGITPLDILRTLTSDFLFKGAVPGLTHIEPNKLRLCLELVQSAAMVISREEGNNSNNNNNDYNNPSYPQMNEEHNSGSSGGSNNNLDSRLVYLNLGAGTGQMGQGRDHGDDQNSQREGMSRHNHHHHHDPSTMYHQHHF encoded by the exons atgaGCAGCCTTGAGGAATCCCTGAGATCTATGTCGTTGGATTTTCTAAACCTTTTAATTAACGGTCAAGCTTTCTCCGACGTAACTTTCAGCGTAGAAGGTCGTCTAGTCCACGCCCACCGTTGCATCCTCGCCGCTCGGAGCCTCTTCTTCCGCAAATTCTTCTGTGGGACCGACCAACCACAGTCCTGCATAGACCCGACCCGACATGGGTCAGTACCCGCTAGCCCAACAAGAGGCTCCCAGGCCCCAGCTGGAGTCATACCAGTGAACTCAGTCGGTTACGAGGTGTTCTTGTTGCTGCTTCAGTTTCTTTATAGCGGACAAGTCTCCATCGTGCCGCAGAAACATGAGCCGAGACCGAACTGTGGCGAAAGAGGATGTTGGCACACGCATTGCTCAGCCGCCGTGGATCTTGCTCTCGACACTCTTGCCGCTTCTCGTTACTTCGGCGTCGAGCAGCTCGCCTTGCTCACtcag AAACAACTAGCAAGCATGGTGGAGAAAGCCTCCATCGAAGATGTAATGAAAGTGTTAATAGCATCAAGGAAGCAAGACATGCAACAACTATGGTCGACTTGCTCTCACTTAGTCGCCAAGTCAGGTCTCCCACCGGAGATTCTTGCCAAACATCTCACCATAGATGTCGTCGCCAAGATTGAAGAGATTCGTCTCAAAACATCAATATCTCGACGTTCACTAATGCCACATAACCACCACCATGATCTCACCGTCGCTCAAGACCTAGAAGATCAAAAGATTAGAAGGATGAGACGTGCCTTGGATTCATCTGACGTTGAGCTAGTGAAGCTAATGGTTATGGGAGAAGGACTCAATCTTGATGAGTCTTTGGCCTTGCATTACGCTGTTGAAAGCTGTAGTAGAGAAGTTGTGAAGGCTTTGCTTGAACTTGGTGCAGCCGATGTGAACTACCCGGCAGGTCCCGCGGGGAAAACACCGTTACACATTGCTGCTGAAATGGTCTCTCCCGACATGGTGGCTGTTTTGTTGGACCACCATGCTGATCCTAATGTTCGGACCGTTGGTGGAATCACTCCTCTTGATATCCTTAGGACGTTGACTTCAGATTTCTTGTTCAAGGGGGCAGTTCCTGGATTGACTCACATTGAACCGAACAAGCTTAGGCTTTGCCTTGAGCTTGTTCAGTCCGCTGCAATGGTGATATCTCGAGAAGAAGGAAACAATagcaacaataataataatgattaCAACAACCCGAGTTACCCTCAGATGAATGAGGAGCACAACAGTGGAAGTAGTGGAGGAAGTAATAACAATTTGGATTCAAGGTTGGTGTATCTCAATCTTGGAGCGGGTACGGGTCAGATGGGTCAGGGTCGGGATCATGGAGACGACCAAAACAGTCAAAGGGAAGGTATGAGTCGgcataatcatcatcatcatcatgaccCGTCTACAATGTATCATCAACATCACTTCTAG